From Rutidosis leptorrhynchoides isolate AG116_Rl617_1_P2 chromosome 3, CSIRO_AGI_Rlap_v1, whole genome shotgun sequence, a single genomic window includes:
- the LOC139898066 gene encoding uncharacterized protein, whose protein sequence is MITLRMTIMKRYLRGIHSSTVLTLPRIRNRILNQVNEKVSDVNDTTATTADKKTSSESKSTVDDPSRTTTPTDEPYKRFPGNPFDFSAFAGSSLDDLSLYPQILKSFSKDEMKLMKEGMDRIRQVPSLKPVVQDLETNGQEAMKRYWNDEDVINKVIDASGIFQVNADGFVHAAARNGLIESLKKAIASGVDVNEKDSEGMTALHYACAKGHVLM, encoded by the exons ATGATAACACTCCGTATGACTATAATGAAACGATACTTACGGGGAATTCACAGTTCAACGGTTCTCACTCTTCCCCGAATCCGAAATCGTATCTTGAATCAG gtgAACGAAAAGGTTTCAGATGTCAATGACACTACCGCCACCACCG CTGATAAGAAAACGTCTTCTGAATCGAAATCCACGGTTGATGATCCATCTCGAACAACAACACCAACTGATGAGCCATATAAGCGATTTCCGGGGAATCCTTTTGACTTTTCAGCCTTTGCTGGTTCATCACTCGAT GATCTATCATTATATCCTCAGATCCTAAAGAGTTTCTCTAAAGATGAAATGAAATTGATGAAAGAGGGAATGGACCGCATCAGACAAGTACCATCTCTAAAGCCTGTTGTACAAGATTTAGAAACAAATGGTCAGGAAGCTATGAAGAG GTACTGGAATGATGAAGATGTTATAAACAAAGTTATTGACGCCTCTGGGATATTCCAAGTTAACGCAGATGGCTTTGTTCATGCAGCTGCTAGAAATGGGTTAATCGag AGTTTGAAGAAAGCAATAGCTTCGGGTGTAGATGTAAATGAAAAAGATTCTGAAGGGATGACAGCGTTACATTATGCATGTGCAAAAGGGCAT GTGCTAATGTAA
- the LOC139898067 gene encoding uncharacterized protein: protein MKLFIEGTERIRKVPSLKPIVQDLETNGQEAMKRYSNDEDVLTRFVDASGILQVNADGFVHAAASHGLIEGLKKAIASGADVNEKDSEGMTPLHFACAYGQVECAKVLLKAGANVNENDSEGMKALHFACAKGHVECAKVLLKAGAYVNKKESKGISALHYACAKGQMECAKVLLKAGADVNEKDSEGMTALHFACAFGEVKCAEVLLKAEEPMFML from the exons ATGAAACTGTTTATAGAGGGAACGGAGCGCATCAGAAAAGTACCATCTCTAAAGCCTATTGTACAAGATTTAGAAACAAATGGTCAGGAAGCTATGAAGAG GTACTCGAATGACGAAGATGTTTTAACCAGATTTGTTGACGCCTCTGGGATACTTCAAGTTAACGCAGATGGCTTTGTTCATGCGGCTGCTAGTCATGGTTTAATCGAG GGTTTGAAGAAAGCAATTGCTTCGGGTGCCGATGTAAATGAAAAAGATTCTGAAGGGATGACACCGTTGCATTTTGCATGCGCATACGGGCAG GTGGAATGTGCTAAAGTTCTTCTTAAGGCAGGAGCCAATGTAAATGAAAATGATTCTGAAGGGATGAAAGCGTTGCATTTTGCATGTGCAAAAGGGCAT GTGGAATGTGCTAAAGTTCTTCTTAAGGCAGGTGCTTATGTAAATAAAAAAGAATCTAAAGGGATTTCAGCGTTGCATTATGCATGTGCAAAAGGGCAG ATGGAATGTGCTAAAGTTCTTCTTAAGGCAGGTGCTGATGTAAATGAAAAAGATTCTGAAGGGATGACAGCGTTGCATTTTGCATGTGCTTTCGGGGAG GTGAAATGTGCTGAAGTTCTTCTCAAGGCAGAAGAGCCAATGTTTATGCTTTAG